One Elaeis guineensis isolate ETL-2024a chromosome 10, EG11, whole genome shotgun sequence genomic window carries:
- the LOC105059814 gene encoding F-box/kelch-repeat protein At5g60570, with amino-acid sequence MEMQDCKSETIVGAPRCVLSQLLRFFDQDHGSFQKYILAYMLLARNWNLLQEVERNIYEKELYMPNLDPAGLKMKRHAAKTQTGSDYGDQRSNDCLLPGLHDDIALDCLTWTCRSDYPSLACVNKRFNLLINSGYLYKLRRLLGVVEHWVYLACSLMPWEAFDPLRQRWMRLPRMPCDDCFSYADKESLAVGTQLLVFGRELTGFAIWMYSLVRRDWSRCPLMNLPRCLFASSSSGEIAIVAGGSDRNGHVLKCAELYNSELSSWETLPDMNLPRRLCSGFFMDGKFYVIGGMSNHTDSLTCGEEYNLQTRTWKRIRNMYPGGNRATQSPPLVAVVNNQLYAADQSTNEVKKYDKENNTWNIVRPLPVRADSSNGWGLAFKACGDKLLVIGGHRGPQGEVIVLHAWCPEDDNTGEAEWDILSVRERAGAFVYNCAIMGC; translated from the coding sequence ATGGAAATGCAAGATTGCAAATCAGAAACCATAGTTGGTGCTCCAAGATGTGTGCTTTCACAActtttaagattctttgatcaagaTCATGGTTCATTCCAGAAGTACATTTTGGCTTACATGCTGTTGGCTAGAAATTGGAATTTATTGCAAGAGGTTGAAAGAAATATATACGAGAAAGAGTTGTATATGCCTAATCTGGACCCTGCAGGACTGAAGATGAAAAGACATGCTGCAAAGACACAGACTGGTAGTGATTACGGTGATCAAAGATCCAATGACTGTCTCCTTCCAGGACTTCATGATGATATTGCACTAGATTGCCTGACCTGGACATGTAGGTCTGACTACCCATCACTTGCTTGTGTGAATAAAAGGTTTAATTTGTTGATTAATAGTGGATATCTTTACAAATTAAGAAGACTTCTTGGTGTTGTTGAGCACTGGGTATATTTGGCATGTAGTTTGATGCCTTGGGAAGCATTTGACCCTTTAAGGCAGAGATGGATGAGGTTACCGAGGATGCCGTGTGATGACTGCTTTTCATATGCTGACAAGGAATCTCTTGCTGTAGGGACGCAGCTTcttgtttttggtcgggaattgACTGGTTTTGCTATTTGGATGTATAGTTTAGTGAGACGTGATTGGTCTAGATGCCCATTGATGAACTTACCTCGCTGTTTGTTTGCATCCAGTAGCTCTGGAGAAATTGCTATTGTTGCTGGTGGAAGTGACAGGAATGGCCATGTTTTAAAATGTGCTGAGTTGTACAATTCAGAGTTGAGTAGTTGGGAAACTTTACCAGATATGAATTTGCCAAGGAGATTATGTTCTGGATTCTTTATGGATGGGAAGTTTTATGTTATAGGAGGCATGTCAAACCATACAGATTCTTTAACTTGCGGTGAGGAGTATAACCTTCAAACAAGGACGTGGAAAAGAATTAGAAATATGTACCCGGGTGGTAATAGGGCCACTCAGTCTCCCCCTCTGGTTGCAGTTGTAAATAATCAGCTTTATGCTGCTGATCAATCAACAAATGAAGTCAAGAAGTATGATAAGGAAAATAACACATGGAACATTGTAAGGCCGTTGCCTGTTAGAGCTGACTCTTCTAATGGTTGGGGCCTTGCATTCAAGGCCTGTGGTGACAAGTTATTGGTGATTGGTGGTCATAGAGGGCCTCAAGGTGAAGTCATAGTGCTGCATGCTTGGTGTCCTGAGGATGATAATACTGGTGAAGCAGAGTGGGACATTCTTTCTGTCAGGGAACGAGCTGGTGCTTTTGTTTACAATTGTGCAATAATGGGTTGTTGA